GCCCAGGATAAACAGTGGGAATTGGACCTTTTCCGGGAGATGATTCCGTTAAAGAAAAAATGGTGCTGTCACCCCATTGAAAATGACCCCAAGGTGCTGGACCTTGCTGCCCAGGCAGGCGCCTGGTATGTTTACCAGGCCGTGTTCGATACCTCGGATCTAATCCGGGACCGCATTAAGCGCTACCATGACCACGGCATCGGTGTGGAGGGGACCATCCTTTTGGGCCTTGACCACCACACCGAAGACTCCATCAAAAGACTGATTGATTTTCTGCTGGAAATTGGTCTTGATCTGGCTGAATTTACAGTGCTGACGCCGTTTCCCCATACCCGGGCGTGGGACGAGTTAAACAAGCAGAAAAGGATTCTCTCCTATGACTGGGATGAATATTCAGCGGACAAGGTGGTATTTCAGCCCAAGAACATGGCTCCGGAGCGGCTGCAGGAACTGCTCCAATACGCCTGGGACTCCTTTTATAGAGACGAACCCCAGAATATCAAAATGTACAAATTGCTGAAAACGGTCATTCAAAAAGAGAAAGCAGATAACACCTATCGTCCCAGAAACCGGAACCTTGTGCGCTCTGCGTTTGGGAAACCTGCAGGTCAACAAATATAGCAACAAAACGGCTCAGGTCCTTTGTATGGATTTGAACAATACAACTTGGCTCAATTTTTTATCTTCTGACATTAACGTATCTGAAATCGAAATGGTCAAAAATAAAAGTATTGCCGGCACCTACTTCATCAGCACCTCCATTATTTTATTCATGCTCTTTGCTTCCTTGGGATATTTCTGGATTTACCAGGAACAAAAACAATTTCATGCTGAGTCCAATAAGCTTAGAAGCGATTTCATTGAATCACAACGCCGGTTCATAAAAAGCGAAGTGGAAAAAACCGTCGAATATATTGCCTATAAAAAATCCAAAACAGATAAGAGGGTCAGACAACAAATTAGGTCCAGGGTTTATGAAGCCCACGCACTTTCAACGCATATTTGTAATCTTTACAAAGACAATCACAGCACAGACGAGTTGGCGCATATGGTCAAAGATACACTGAGCGCCATGCGTTATAATAATGGCAGAGGATACTATTTTGCCACATCCCTGACCGGTACCGAAGAACTTTTAACGCACAGGCCTCAACCAAAGGCCAAATCGGCCAATAATATACAGGATATTCGGGGTCAATATGTCATTAAAGAGATGATCCAGATCGCAAAAGAGAAGGGGGAGGGCTTTTATGAATATTTCTGGACAAAGCCGGAAAAAACAAGGCGCGACTTTCCCAAAATCTCATTTGTAAAACGCTTTGAACCATTGAACTGGTGTATAGGCACTGGTGAATACATTGATGATATGGAAAAAGAGATCAAAAAAGAGGTTATAGAAAGGATCTCAAATGTCAGATTTGGAAAAGACGGATATATTTTTGTTTTCAAATATGACGGCACATATGTAAGTCATATTGACCCCCAATATATTGGCAAAAACATGATCGATATCACCGACCCCAACGGTGTCAAAATCAACCGCAGACTTTTGGAGGCACACACTGTACCGGCTGGGGTCTATGTCAACTATATGTGGAAAAAACCAAGCTCAGGTGTAGAAGCCCCCAAGCTGGTTTTTGCCAAATCCTTTGATGACTGGCAGTGGATTATCGGCACAGGCGTGTATATGGACGATGTTGAAAAAACCATCAATGAGAAACTTAAGGCTCATTTAACCGCTGTCAGAAAACAAATAACTTTCATCCTATGCCTCTTTGCACTTTCCATTTTAATCACGATTCTCATACTCCGCTATTTTTTGCGAAATATTAAAACAGGCATTGAAGTATTTGCAGATTTTTTTAAAAAAAGCGCTGTTTCAAATGAAAAAATAAATCCCTTGGTGATCCCTTTTTCCGAATTCAGGACCCTGGCGGATTTGTCCAATAAAATGGTGGATGACCGCAAACGGACAGACAAGGCACTTCGGGAAAGCGAAGAGCGGTTCCGGAATTTATCCCATGCAACATTTGAAGGCATCGTTTTACATGATAACGGTTGTATTATCCAGGCCAATGAGCAGTTTTATAAAATGTACGGCTATACCCGGCAGGAGCTGGCTGATAAAAACATTCTCCGTGTGTTGGTGGCCCCGGATTCAGTGGTTATGATGAAGAATAAGGTCGAATCCAGAGACTTTGGCCCCTACGACGTAACATGCGTGAAAAAGGACGGGAACACGTTTCCCGTCGAAATCAGGGTCAGGCCCATGAGCTATCATGGCCGTGAAATAAGAATGGTTGCGCTCAGAGATCTGTCCGAGCAGAAAACGGCACAGGAACAAAAAAAAGCGCTTGAAGCCCGGCTTCGGCGTGCGGAAAAGATGGAGGCCATAGGCACCTTGGCAGGCGGGGTCGCACACGATCTCAACAATGTACTGACCGGTCTTGTGAGCTACCCGGATTTGTTACTGATGGATTTGCCCGAAGACAGTGACTTGCGCAACCCCATTTTAACCATACAAAAATCCGGAAAAAGGGCCGCCGCGATTGTGCAGGATTTGCTGACGCTGGCAAGAAGAGGCGTAGCCGTCTCGAAAGTTATCAATTTAAACGATCTGGTTAATGATTATCTCAAATCGCCGGAACACAACAAATTAAAATCATTTCATCCCAATGCCGAGTTTTCAACCGACCTTCAACCGGATCTTTTAAACATCATGGGATCACCGATTCATTTGTCCAAAACAATTATGAATCTGATCTCCAATGCCGTTGAGGCTATA
This window of the uncultured Desulfobacter sp. genome carries:
- a CDS encoding cache domain-containing protein, with product MDLNNTTWLNFLSSDINVSEIEMVKNKSIAGTYFISTSIILFMLFASLGYFWIYQEQKQFHAESNKLRSDFIESQRRFIKSEVEKTVEYIAYKKSKTDKRVRQQIRSRVYEAHALSTHICNLYKDNHSTDELAHMVKDTLSAMRYNNGRGYYFATSLTGTEELLTHRPQPKAKSANNIQDIRGQYVIKEMIQIAKEKGEGFYEYFWTKPEKTRRDFPKISFVKRFEPLNWCIGTGEYIDDMEKEIKKEVIERISNVRFGKDGYIFVFKYDGTYVSHIDPQYIGKNMIDITDPNGVKINRRLLEAHTVPAGVYVNYMWKKPSSGVEAPKLVFAKSFDDWQWIIGTGVYMDDVEKTINEKLKAHLTAVRKQITFILCLFALSILITILILRYFLRNIKTGIEVFADFFKKSAVSNEKINPLVIPFSEFRTLADLSNKMVDDRKRTDKALRESEERFRNLSHATFEGIVLHDNGCIIQANEQFYKMYGYTRQELADKNILRVLVAPDSVVMMKNKVESRDFGPYDVTCVKKDGNTFPVEIRVRPMSYHGREIRMVALRDLSEQKTAQEQKKALEARLRRAEKMEAIGTLAGGVAHDLNNVLTGLVSYPDLLLMDLPEDSDLRNPILTIQKSGKRAAAIVQDLLTLARRGVAVSKVINLNDLVNDYLKSPEHNKLKSFHPNAEFSTDLQPDLLNIMGSPIHLSKTIMNLISNAVEAIEDHGLVSISTRNRYIDTCIKGYDEVREGDYAILSVTDNGSGINEGDLEKIFEPFYTKKAMGRSGTGLGMAVVWGTVKDHDGYINVESQGGKGSKFTLFFPVTRKAAEKDEVLLIDDYMGNGEKILVVDDVSQQIEIASALLQKLGYAVDAVSSGEDAVEYIKNNTADIIILDMIMDPGIDGLDTYKRILELNPEQRAIIASGFSETDRIKEAQRLGAGEYVKKPYTLEKIGIAVKTELSR